The genomic stretch GTTGTCTTAGGTACTGTGACTATTGTTTTATCTCCTCCTGGAAGGTATCCTAGATTGAATGCTACAAGACTAAAAATACATGGTCAGGATCATAGCTACTCAAACTGCCAATTTCAGGATACTGTTTTACTGAACCACATAACTGAAATACCAATGAAGTAAAAGGAAAAAAACTTGATCACCTGACAGGAGAATCTTTCGGAACAATCTCCTCCATTCTACGGTGACATATCGGAAACAACTTGACTAGCTCCATCTGCAGAAAAAATATATAGAGTTTAGTCAGCACACGGCACAAAGTGAGGTTTCATGATAATGTGGCAGTGGGACTTTTTTCTCCCTCTTCCTATTCTTCAGAATGTTAAGGTCCAGGTAGAATATCACAACGAAAACATTTAGACCAAAAATATCGGCAAACTTATGTGAGTATTGCTACATAATCATTTCAACTGCTGTCCATTTTTTTGCCTCTCATTTCTCAAAGGGGATGGATAAAACAAGCCACATTCGGTAGTTCAGAATCAAACCAGCAATTCTTATTTACGTTTCGTGCAGTTGCTTCAAATGCATACCTCTTGGCTATCGACGGCCATCTTCAGAAAAGAGGAGGTGCTATCTATCGCGGAATCTTGGATGTCCATCCCATAGACGCGCCCTCGCCCGCTTCCATCGGCCACCATCTTAAGCAAAGCAAACGTGTCGTTGCCATTCCCGCAGGTGGCATCAACCACTGTATCTCCTTTCCTAACAATACTCCTCCACACCCTAATCAGACAGAAACGTAACAGTAAGTAACACTCCccccaaaaaatagaaaattagCTTGTGATAGACATCTCATCTGAATGAATTCTACAAAGAATTCTACACGGACAATGCACTTCCAGAGCTATCAACAGGTGCATGCATATCGCTAACACGGCACTGAGAATATAGTACAGTCCACACTCATGAGTGTTATTTCAGCAACGGGAGTAAGTCAGGAGTTAGTTTATGCAGTAGGCGACGAGAATGGGGGGACTAGTAGTACCTACGCGTGGGCTACCTCGGTGGCCTTGCGCTTGCCGGTGACGAAGCCCGCCACCGCCTCGTCCACCCCTGCAGGAGAAAATCCCGTCCCCTCCACGGTTACATCTGTCTCGCCGTCACAAGGCACGCATTAAGAAAATGGGGAGGATGCGATGCTAAACCTGGGGCGACGAGCGGGTCGGC from Lolium rigidum isolate FL_2022 chromosome 4, APGP_CSIRO_Lrig_0.1, whole genome shotgun sequence encodes the following:
- the LOC124647752 gene encoding putative rRNA methylase YtqB, which encodes MPPLLLRSPLSLLLLRRCRPPPPLLRRTSLPPPLALPRQRRLCTASAHLADPLVAPGVDEAVAGFVTGKRKATEVAHAVWRSIVRKGDTVVDATCGNGNDTFALLKMVADGSGRGRVYGMDIQDSAIDSTSSFLKMAVDSQEMELVKLFPICHRRMEEIVPKDSPVSLVAFNLGYLPGGDKTIVTVPKTTELALQAASRIVSSGGLISVLVYIGHLGGRDELAIVESFASSLPVDTWVSCKFEMINRPVAPVLVLLHKK